The following proteins are encoded in a genomic region of Sparus aurata chromosome 23, fSpaAur1.1, whole genome shotgun sequence:
- the LOC115575077 gene encoding uncharacterized protein LOC115575077, producing the protein MASPGLLLLLLVSSSLLLSNVSADIENMIRSTGQVARKTISMFNDLGVPLLALIPVDGKLINLCTKLGLGVLLRLTGKDEKSVADLLKSEFKSLNSKINEYHAEQKWQIWAAGGFHKPELEIKVAWEQFEILISSLPGKNEDDVKNLKDEFIKKYIKSGIDELHTYLKAEEPSLINNLGKGLVEEFKCHEKDILGYIVLINSLIYKGNLMNHFSYQHEKTQTQQKIDHSAEIAYKSSSVLFELHKSCIFNSYKYIEKEVKDLINDQKRRKLAHEVRSFLAETYDRYDWMVVAYKTTNSDHTELRSLNKHTLTGFHEAVTSGAVSVSFVRQVKGTHTMADKVGRAIERCISKTYDCHKVAEKLKDCKEKVDGIELSKTYTAVHAFVDKAHHSYEAEIVPEHPISRDDTTVPYLYKGVCKKYKLSIPLIKYGGKFVVLIKSDEEIKIQDPCKDMKCSGDNREGDRGNCVPIPETFRAMCECKRPYYGEHCELSIDDYKKELQKDLEDRSESATG; encoded by the coding sequence ATGGCGTCTCCtggcctgctgctcctcctgttgGTGTCgtcctccctcctgctctccaACGTCTCCGCGGATATCGAGAACATGATTCGATCTACAGGCCAAGTGGCTCGAAAGACCATTTCTATGTTCAATGACCTTGGTGTGCCTTTGTTGGCACTGATACCAGTTGATGGGAAGCTGATAAATCTTTGTACCAAGTTAGGACTCGGGGTCTTACTGAGATTGACTGGGAAAGATGAGAAATCAGTAGCAGATCTTCTCAAGTCGGAATTTAAAAGTCTTAATTCTAAGATCAATGAATATCATGCAGAGCAGAAATGGCAGATCTGGGCAGCTGGTGGCTTCCACAAACCAGAGCTGGAAATAAAAGTAGCCTGGGAGCAGTTTGAAATACTTATCAGCAGTTTGCCCGGTAAAAATGAGGACGATGTAAAGAACCTTAAAGATGAATTTATTAAGAAATACATCAAATCTGGCATAGATGAATTGCACACATACCTGAAGGCTGAAGAACCATCCCTCATAAACAACCTTGGAAAGGGGCTGGTTGAAGAGTTTAAATGTCATGAAAAAGATATTCTAGGATATATTGTATTGATTAATTCACTTATCTACAAGGGCAATCTGATGAACCATTTCAGCTACCAACACGAGAAAACTCAGACTCAGCAAAAGATTGATCACTCAGCTGAAATTGCATACAAGAGTTCATCAGTATTGTTCGAACTTCACAAGTCCTGCATTTTCAACAGTTATAAGTATATTGAAAAGGAGGTGAAAGACCTCATTAATGACCAAAAACGCAGAAAACTGGCACATGAAGTCAGGTCATTCTTGGCGGAGACATATGACAGGTATGACTGGATGGTTGTTGCATATAAAACCACGAACTCTGACCATACCGAATTAAGATCACTGAACAAACACACCTTGACAGGGTTTCATGAAGCGGTAACATCAGGGGCTGTAAGTGTGTCCTTCGTCAGACAGGTGAAGGGGACTCACACAATGGCAGATAAAGTTGGACGAGCCATTGAAAGATGCATCAGTAAGACGTATGACTGTCATAAGGTAGCAGAGAAACTCAAGGACTGTAAAGAAAAAGTGGACGGAATTGAATTGTCCAAGACTTACACAGCAGTGCACGCCTTCGTGGACAAAGCCCACCATAGTTACGAGGCAGAAATAGTTCCAGAGCATCCAATCAGCCGTGACGACACAACAGTTCCTTATCTTTATAAAGGAGTGTGTAAAAAATATAAACTCAGCATTCCACTGATAAAATATGGTGGCAAATTTGTGGTTTTGATTAAAAGTGATGAAGAGATAAAGATACAAGATCCCTGCAAAGACATGAAATGTAGTGGTGACAATAGAGAAGGCGATAGAGGCAATTGTGTTCCTATACCAGAAACCTTCAGAGCGATGTGTGAGTGTAAGCGTCCATACTACGGCGAACACTGTGAGCTCAGCATAGACGACTACAAGAAGGAGTTACAGAAAGACTTGGAGGACCGGTCAGAAAGTGCTACAGGGTAA